From a region of the Helianthus annuus cultivar XRQ/B chromosome 5, HanXRQr2.0-SUNRISE, whole genome shotgun sequence genome:
- the LOC110940599 gene encoding vesicle-associated protein 4-2-like, with translation MNRKQVQSAIKIKNMNKFHVAFKFQTTAPRSCFTGPPGAILTPVFQFVEPPYNNEKPTKQKKKVKFKIMSLKVKGVIDVPELVSHTPFS, from the exons ATGAACCGTAAGCAAGTCCAAAGTGCTATCAAGATAAAGAACATGAACAAGTTTCATGTAGCTTTCAAG TTTCAAACAACCGCACCTAGAAGTTGTTTCACGGGTCCTCCGGGTGCTATTTTGACTCCAG TTTTCCAGTTTGTGGAACCTCCATATAACAATGAAAAACCAACAAAACAGAAGAAAAAAGTGAAATTTAAGATCATGAGTCTGAAAGTGAAAGGAGTCATCGACGTACCCGAGCTAGTAAGTCACACACCCTTTTCTTAG